CAGCAGTATTATTCGTTTCATATTCAGAATTATAAGATTCCGTTCACCTATTTAAGTCGGCACATTAACGATTAAACATACAAAAATCAACATAGTTTCCGCGAGATTTTCGATAATCCGGCAGAAGTGAAAAATCGTGACTGCGTTTGGGGGAAGTTTATTTGGCGGGAAAGACGCTTTTTCCGGGAATTCCGTCTATCAAAGCGGAATCGCGCCCCTTCTGGCCGAAATCGAACTGCAGGTTGAGCTTGTTTTTCAGGGGGGGAATCTGTGGCAGATGCTGGGCCGCGCGGTTTTCAGCCATCGGTACCCAGGAAAGCTTGATGTCGAATTTCTTGAGATAGATCAGGACGCTGTCACGGTAGACCTTCAGATTTGGCGGAAGCATGGTAATACTGTTGACATTCTCAACCAGCTCGGCGGAATCGGAGAGCAGTTCCAGTTTCTGGTTTTTGAAGACTGACTTGTTATTTTCCACAAACTTGAGAGCCATCAAGGCGGCCGTGTATTCGCATTCAGCCTGTGTCCCGGCAAACTGGGTGCGGTAGAGAACTCCCAGGTCGGGAAGCATTATGCTGATAATACCTGTGCCACCGGCGAGACCGGGGCGGGCGTATGTTCTTCCAAAGAAGTATAGTTTCATGAGCACCTCATCAGGCATATAATATGGCAAACCCTGTGCCGGCCGTAACGGTTTTGTGGGCCTGTTGTAAGGTGCTGGATTTCACTTGTTTGGAAGGTATGTTCACATCCTGCACAGGCAGTTATTTGAGAATGCCTGCCGGATTTATGAATCGCTTTGCAGAGCTTTGCCGTCAGTCGAGCGAACGCGACAACTCTTCGGCCAGTTCGCCTCTGGCGCGAATGTATGTCCC
This DNA window, taken from Candidatus Zixiibacteriota bacterium, encodes the following:
- a CDS encoding reverse transcriptase-like protein gives rise to the protein MPDEVLMKLYFFGRTYARPGLAGGTGIISIMLPDLGVLYRTQFAGTQAECEYTAALMALKFVENNKSVFKNQKLELLSDSAELVENVNSITMLPPNLKVYRDSVLIYLKKFDIKLSWVPMAENRAAQHLPQIPPLKNKLNLQFDFGQKGRDSALIDGIPGKSVFPAK